In Cercospora beticola chromosome 3, complete sequence, the following proteins share a genomic window:
- a CDS encoding mitochondrial 54S ribosomal protein uL15m (BUSCO:EOG09264A2D): MPPRLQLLRRAVVSLPTQPTYQPIAPFLYPFLGQQRNASILSSLSDTKGSYNKRIRRGRGPASGKGKTSGRGHKGQKQHGKVPAGFNGGQTPDWVVAGKRGFKNAFSVDMTKVNLNRIQDWINQGRLDPSQPITLKELNESRCVHGVKDGVKLLARGKDELTTPINIIVSRASAEAINTVEKLGGTVTTRYYTNFAIKKIMQGYMDPIHSLQSRINVASSDKGVEELDADQVADALTDDTERYPFRLPDPTSRKHLEYYRDSAHRGYLSHMVAEGQGPSLFFKTPGSAGRIGERKKKLVNKAATSKGADNRLW, encoded by the exons ATGCCGCCACGATTACAGCTACTGCGCCGCGCAGTAGTGTCACTACCAACACAGCCAACTTACCAGCCGATCGCGCCTTTCCTATACCCCTTCCTCGGTCAACAGCGCAACGCCTCGATTCTATCCTCCTTGTCCGACACAAAAGGTTCCTACAACAAGCGCATCAGACGAGGTCGAGGACCGGCCAGCGGCAAGGGAAAGACATCTGGGCGTGGTCACAAGGGTCAGAAGCAGCACGGAAAAGTTCCTGCTGGTTTCAATGGTGGACAGACGCCAGATTGGGTGGTAGCTGGGAAGCGAGGATTCAAGAATGC CTTCTCTGTGGACATGACCAAGGTCAATCTCAATCGCATCCAAGACTGGATCAATCAAGGCCGACTCGATCCTTCGCAACCAATCACTCTCAAAGAGCTCAACGAGTCGCGATGTGTACACGGCGTCAAGGACGGCGTGAAACTGCTCGCTCGCGGCAAGGATGAGCTCACTACTCCAATCAACATCATTGTGTCGCGAGCCAGCGCAGAAGCCATCAATACTGTCGAGAAGCTTGGAGGCACAGTCACGACGCGATACTACACGAACTTCGCCATCAAGAAGATTATGCAAGGATATATGGACCCTATTCACAGCCTGCAATCGCGAATCAACGTTGCAAGCTCGGACAAGGGCGTGGAAGAGCTGGACGCAGATCAAGTGGCTGATGCTCTCACGGACGACACGGAGCGATACCCATTCCGATTGCCAGATCCCACGAGCAGAAAGCATCTCGAATACTACAGAGATTCTGCTCATAGAGGTTACTTGAGTCATATGGTCGCCGAGGGACAAGGGCCAAGTTTGTTCTTCAAGACACCTGGTTCTGCTGGCAGGATtggagagaggaagaagaagcttgtaAATAAGGCTGCGACGAGCAAAGGCGCGGACAACAGGTTGTGGTAA